A portion of the Gadus macrocephalus chromosome 10, ASM3116895v1 genome contains these proteins:
- the LOC132465926 gene encoding glutamate receptor 3 — translation MEAAVNNNWQVTARSVSATTDAGEFRRIIEEMDRRQEKRFVIDCEVGRINTILEQVVALGKNSRGYHYILANLGFSNVSLDKVFAGGANISGFQIINPENPIVQQFMQRWDRLDEREFPEASSTPLKYTSALTHDAILVIAEAFRYLRRQRVDVSRRGSAGDCLANPAVPWSQGIDIERALKTVQVQGMTGNIQFDNYGRRTNFTIDVYEMKIGGPRKIGYWNEYERFVHIMDQQVTNESSSVENRTIVVTTIMEAPYVMYKKNHLHLEGNDRYEGYCVDLASEIAKHVGIKYKLSIVMDGKYGARDPETKTWNGMVGELVYGRADIAVAPLTITLVREEMIDFSKPFMSLGISIMIKKPQKSKPGVFSFLDPLAYEIWMCIVFAYIGVSVVLFLVSRFSPYEWNLEEQDETKDPQTPPDPPNDFGIFNSLWFSLGAFMQQGCDISPRSLSGRIVGGVWWFFTLIIISSYTANLAAFLTVERMVSPIESAEDLAKQTEIAYGTLDSGSTKEFFRRSKIAVYEKMWSYMKSAEPSVFAKTTPDGVARVRKSKGKFAFLLESTMNEYIEQRKPCDTMKVGGNLDSKGYGVATPKGSALRTPVNLAVLKLSEQGILDKLKNKWWYDKGECGTKDSGSKDKTSALSLSNVAGVFYILVGGLGLAMMVALIEFCYKSRQETKRLKLAKNAQNFKPAPPTNTQNFATYREGYNVYGTESVKI, via the exons GTTGTGGCCCTGGGGAAGAACAGCCGCGGCTACCACTACATTCTGGCCAATCTT GGGTTTTCCAACGTGAGCTTGGACAAAGTCTTTGCTGGTGGCGCCAACATCTCTGGATTCCAGATCATCAACCCTGAGAACCCAATTGTGCAGCAGTTTATGCAACGCTGGGATCGCCTGGATGAAAGAGAATTCCCAGAAGCCAGCAGCACGCCTCTGAAG TACACGTCTGCCCTGACCCACGACGCCATCCTGGTGATCGCCGAGGCCTTCCGTTACCTGCGGCGGCAGCGTGTGGACGTGTCTCGCCGCGGCAGCGCCGGGGACTGCCTGGCCAACCCCGCCGTGCCCTGGAGCCAGGGCATCGACATAGAGAGAGCCCTGAAGACg GTTCAAGTGCAAGGCATGACCGGGAACATCCAGTTTGACAACTACGGCCGGAGAACCAACTTCACCATCGATGTCTATGAGATGAAAATCGGTGGCCCCAGAAAG aTCGGATACTGGAACGAATACGAGCGCTTTGTACATATTATGGACCAGCAGGTCACCAACGAGTCCTCCTCTGTGGAAAACCGAACGATTGTGGTCACTACTATTATG GAAGCGCCTTATGTGATGTACAAGAAAAATCATTTGCATCTGGAGGGCAATGACAGATATGAAGGCTACTGCGTTGATTTAGCGTCTGAGATTGCCAAACATGTTGGAATTAAGTACAAACTGTCTATAGTAATGGATGGAAAGTACGGAGCCCGCGACCCTGAGACTAAGACGTGGAACGGGATGGTGGGCGAACTGGTCTACGGG AGGGCCGATATAGCTGTCGCGCCTCTCACCATAACACTGGTCCGAGAGGAGATGATTGACTTTTCCAAGCCATTTATGAGCTTGGGCATCTCCATTATGATAAAGAAGCCACAAAAGTCCAAGCCCGGCGTGTTCTCCTTCCTGGATCCCCTGGCCTATGAGATCTGGATGTGTATAGTGTTTGCCTATATCGGTGTGAGCGTGGTTCTGTTCCTGGTCAGTCGCTTCAGCCCATACGAATGGAACCTCGAAGAGCAGGATGAGACCAAAGACCCCCAGACGCCACCAGACCCGCCAAACGACTTTGGCATCTTCAACTCTCTTTGGTTCTCTCTGGGCGCCTTCATGCAGCAGGGCTGCGACATCTCACCGAG GTCTCTGTCTGGGCGTATtgtgggtggtgtgtggtggttcttCACCCTCATCATCATTTCATCCTACACAGCCAATCTGGCTGCTTTCCTCACTGTGGAGAGGATGGTGTCTCCTATCGAAAGCGCAGAGGATCTCGCAAAGCAAACAGAGATCGCATATGGAACTCTTGACTCAGGCTCAACAAAGGAGTTCTTTAGG CGATCCAAAATTGCGGTGTATGAGAAAATGTGGTCGTACATGAAATCGGCCGAGCCCTCTGTGTTCGCAAAGACCACGCCCGACGGCGTGGCACGGGTACGCAAGTCCAAGGGCAAGTTCGCCTTCCTGCTGGAGTCCACCATGAACGAGTACATCGAACAGCGCAAGCCCTGCGACACCATGAAAGTGGGCGGGAACCTGGACTCCAAGGGCTACGGAGTGGCCACGCCCAAAGGCTCAGCATTAAG AACTCCTGTAAACCTTGCAGTATTGAAACTCAGTGAACAAGGCATCTTAGACAAGCTGAAAAACAAATGGTGGTACGATAAGGGTGAATGTGGAACGAAGGACTCTGGAAGTAAG GACAAGACAAGTGCTCTCAGCCTTAGCAATGTGGCTGGTGTCTTCTATATTTTGGTTGGAGGGCTGGGGCTGGCAATGATGGTCGCCCTGATAGAGTTTTGTTATAAATCAAGGCAAGAAACAAAACGGCTGAAATTGGCCAAGAATGCCCAGAACTTTAAGCCCGCTCCCCCGACCAACACCCAGAACTTTGCCACATACAGGGAAGGCTACAACGTCTACGGAACCGAGAGCGTTAAGATTTAA